From Triticum urartu cultivar G1812 chromosome 2, Tu2.1, whole genome shotgun sequence, a single genomic window includes:
- the LOC125534127 gene encoding polygalacturonase inhibitor-like: MGASSLVEHCATVVVVVLLAAAAAARTNNECHPGDKAALLAIKSAFGNASYFNSWTSATPCCEWANVSCDGSTHRVVGVSLVNDASLAGPLPGAAIARLTALQQLVLNYVPGVNGTIPRDLTRLNATLSFLDIISTGISGPVPSFLSEITALGYLSLSSNKLTGPIPASLGDMPNLYFLDLGYNRLTGTIPPQLLRKGSYLYLSHNKLTGSVPAEFAAVNFWTIDLSYNGFKGDASFLLGANKPLLNLDLSHNAFSFNLSAVQLPEGLNSLELSHNDIYGDIPEMVVDMMLNYLNVSYNRLSGVVPAGGNMAWFDQSCFQHNKGLCGSPLPPCKQ, from the coding sequence ATGGGCGCCTCATCACTCGTGGAGCACTGCGCCACCGTGGTCGTCGTGGTGCTCCTCGCCGCAGCCGCAGCGGCACGGACGAATAACGAGTGCCACCCCGGCGACAAGGCGGCGCTGCTGGCCATCAAATCCGCCTTCGGCAACGCCTCCTACTTCAACTCATGGACGTCCGCCACCCCGTGCTGCGAGTGGGCCAACGTCTCCTGTGACGGCTCCACGCACCGTGTCGTCGGCGTGTCCTTGGTGAACGACGCCAGCCTCGCCGGCCCGTTGCCCGGCGCCGCCATCGCCCGGCTCACCGCGCTGCAGCAGCTGGTGCTGAACTACGTGCCCGGCGTGAACGGCACCATCCCGCGCGACCTCACCCGCCTCAACGCCACCCTCAGCTTCCTCGACATCATCTCCACGGGCATCTCCGGCCCGGTGCCGTCGTTCCTGTCGGAGATCACGGCGCTCGGCTACCTCAGCCTCTCCTCCAACAAGCTCACGGGCCCAATCCCGGCGTCGCTCGGGGACATGCCCAACCTCTACTTCCTCGACCTCGGCTATAACCGCCTCACGGGCACGATACCGCCTCAGCTCCTCAGGAAGGGCTCATACCTCTACCTCTCCCACAACAAGCTCACCGGCAGCGTCCCGGCCGAGTTCGCCGCCGTGAATTTCTGGACCATCGACCTGTCGTATAATGGGTTCAAGGGCGACGCCTCGTTCCTGTTGGGCGCGAACAAGCCGCTGCTGAACCTGGACCTGTCGCACAATGCCTTCAGCTTCAACCTGTCCGCCGTGCAGCTGCCCGAGGGCCTCAACAGCTTGGAGCTGAGCCACAACGACATCTACGGCGACATCCCAGAGATGGTGGTGGACATGATGCTGAATTATTTGAACGTGAGCTACAATCGCCTCAGCGGCGTGGTGCCCGCCGGTGGCAACATGGCCTGGTTTGATCAGTCCTGCTTCCAGCACAACAAGGGGCTGTGTGGAAGTCCACTTCCACCCTGCAAGCAGTGA